One window of Gloeothece citriformis PCC 7424 genomic DNA carries:
- a CDS encoding MBL fold metallo-hydrolase, which translates to MATLKERRSQNVEGNFYVDETCIDCDTCRWMSKSVFYRVDEQSAVYHQPDNERERQEALQALLSCPTASIGTVEKPKDIQAIQHSFPILIDENVYHCGYHSESSYGAASYFIQRPDGNILVDSPRYSPPLVKQLEAMGGIRWMYLTHKDDVADHQKYHDHFNCERILYQDEITANTQNVEIKLTGFQPISLISDTLIIPVPGHTKGHTVLLYKNKFLFTGDHLAWSDSLNQLVAFRDVCWYSWPELIKSMKKLTSYSFEWVLPGHGRRHYADSKTMQQELDQCIRWMEKQ; encoded by the coding sequence ATGGCAACTTTAAAAGAACGACGTTCTCAAAATGTTGAGGGAAATTTTTATGTTGATGAAACCTGTATAGATTGTGATACTTGTCGTTGGATGAGTAAGAGCGTATTTTATCGCGTTGACGAACAATCAGCCGTATATCATCAACCCGATAATGAAAGAGAACGTCAAGAGGCATTACAAGCTTTATTATCTTGTCCAACCGCTTCTATTGGGACAGTTGAAAAGCCAAAGGATATTCAAGCTATACAGCATTCTTTCCCCATTTTAATTGATGAGAATGTCTATCATTGTGGCTACCATTCTGAATCTTCTTATGGTGCTGCGAGTTATTTTATTCAACGTCCAGACGGCAATATTTTAGTGGATTCTCCTCGATATAGTCCTCCTTTAGTGAAACAATTAGAAGCAATGGGGGGAATTCGTTGGATGTATTTAACTCACAAAGATGATGTAGCAGATCATCAAAAGTATCACGATCATTTTAACTGTGAACGGATTCTATATCAAGATGAAATTACTGCAAATACTCAAAATGTAGAAATAAAACTGACGGGATTTCAGCCAATTTCCTTAATATCTGATACTCTCATTATTCCTGTTCCTGGCCATACTAAAGGTCATACGGTGTTATTGTATAAAAATAAGTTTTTGTTTACTGGGGATCATTTAGCTTGGTCTGATTCTCTTAATCAATTAGTTGCTTTTCGGGATGTTTGCTGGTATTCTTGGCCAGAGTTAATTAAATCTATGAAAAAATTAACTTCCTATTCTTTTGAATGGGTTTTACCCGGTCATGGGAGAAGACATTATGCTGATTCTAAAACAATGCAACAAGAACTAGACCAGTGTATTCGATGGATGGAAAAACAATAA